The Polluticoccus soli sequence TTATAGTGCTTATTGAACTGGTGCGCTGCAAACGGCATGATGCGCGCCTTAGGAAAGTAGCGGATCATCAGGTCCCTTGTCGCCAGTGGAAAGGCGAACAGGTATTGCGCCTTATCGTCTCTCAGCGAATATTCATGCACCGCTTCGTCTTTGCCTACAAAGTGCAGGTCGTTCAGCCACTCGGCGGCAGTGTCTTCTTTATAGATAGCCTTGGGTACCAGCAGTTGTTTAGGAGCGGTCACAAATATGTGGCTCACTTTGCCGGTATGCGTCAGCAGGGGCTCGTTGGTGAAGTTGCGTTCAAGGAAATCCGGCCTTCCATCATATGGATGGCAGCGGATGGTGAGCACCTCGCCCGAGCTGCTGAAACCAGCTACGTGCATGCTGTTGCCCGACAAAACCACGAACACTTTATCTACCTGCTGTAACAGGTTGCCCTTCTTATCGGCAGCATATACCTGCTTCTCTATATTGCTATTAATAATATCCGGCATAGAAACACGCAATTATAGAATAAATTTGCGACACTTTGATTTCAGGGGTGTCGCCAAGGCGCATCCTTCATTTGATTTGTTCCTGTGAAAGTATCGGTTTCCAATAAAGACATCATCCGGCTGGCATTGCCCATTTCGCTGGCGCTGCTCATACCACAGATCAACTTTCTTACTAATACAGCCTTCCTGGGCCGTTTGGGAGAAACTGAGCTGGGGGTGAACGGTATTGCCGGCATCTTCTACCTCACCCTGGCGATGATCGGGTATGGGCTGAGTAACGGTATGCAGGTGCAGATGGCGCGCAGGGCGGGCGAGGGCGACAACGAAGGATTGGCCAAAACAATGACCAATGGCGTGATGCTGGCTGCCTTGCTGTCGCTGGTGCTGATGGTCATGTCGATGTGGCTGGCGCCGCTGATATTCGGGCTGAGCCTGCGTAGTAATGAGAATGTGTTCCTTAGCGTCAACTTTATATATATACGCGTCTGGGGCTTGCCCTTCCTCATGATCACGCAACTGTTCAACGCCTTTTATATATCCATCCACAAGTCCAAGTACCTGATATACGACTCCATAGCCAGCACTATCATGAACGTGGTGCTCGACTACCTGCTGATCTTTGGTAAAGGCGGTTTCCCGGAAATGGGGCTGCAGGGTGCTGCGGTGGCATCGGTCATAGCTGAGATGTTTGGCTGCATGGTGATGTTTGGACTGTTCTATTTCAACAGGCTGGGGCGAGAGTTCCCGGTCATGAATTACCTTAATTTCGATAGCCAGCTGTCGCAGCGCACGCTGAAGGTGTCATCGCCGCTTATCGTCCAGTTCCTGTTCAGTATTGGCGGATGGCAGGTGTTCTTCATCTTCATAGAGCACCTGGGCGAGCGGGAGCTGGCGGCGTCGCAGATATTGAGGAGCGTCTTCGGTATCGTGAGCATTGGTACATGGGCCTTTGCCGCTACCTGTAACAGTATGGTGAGCAACCTGATAGGTCAGGGCAAGCAGAGCCGGGTGATACCGCTGATAAAGAAAGTGGTGAAGCTCAGCTTCATTTACGTGGTCATCATATCCATCCTGCTGCTGGTGTTCTCCGATGCCTTCCTATCGCTGTACCGCGACGACCCGGCACTGGTGGCTTTTGCCAAGCCTAGCCTGAGGGTGATCGTTACCGCTACGCTCATTATGGCCATATCCACAGTGGTGTTCAATGGAGTGGTGGGCACGGGCAATACGGTGGTCAATCTCCTTATTGAGATCATCTGCGTAGGCAGCTACCTGGTATACTGCTCTATTGTAATAGAACAGTTGCGCATGCCACTGCACTGGGCATGGGGCTCAGAGTTCGTGTACTGGACCTCGTTGCTGGTGACCTGCCTGATCTACCTGCGCTCAGGTAGGTGGAAAGGCAAGAAGATATAGCTAGGCAGCTTTAACCTGCTCTACGATCTCGTCCATGCTGATGCCGTTGTGGCTCTCATCATATACGCATTCGCCATTTTTGATCACCAGCACCTGTGGAGATTCGTGGTGCACGTCAAACACCTCAGCGATCTTGTTAGATACCGGGCGGAACTGGATCAGGTCGAGGTAATAAAAGGTCACATCCTCAGGCGCTTCAGCGCGTTCCAGCCTCGATTTGGCCATGGTGCTGATAGAACAGCGGGTGCTGTGTTTAAAGATGACTACCGGCTTTTCCGCGCTTTCGTTTTTAATAGCGTCCAATTGTTCTTCGGTTGTAAGCTGTGCCCATTTCATAGGTGCAAAGGTACTACTGCTGAGGCTAACAGATTGTGAAAACTGCCTATGGGAACATAGACGGAACTTAACGTTTTGTTGGTCGTTGACTGTTTTGCCTTTATTTTCGCCCTCGCAAACAAGACATATGAAGCACGCATATATATTCCCCGGACAGGGTTCCCAGTTTCCGGGCATGGGTAAAGAGCTGTACGAGAACAACACGCTGGCTCGCGAGTACTTTGAGCAGGCCAACGAGATCCTCGGTTTCCGCATTACCGATATCATGTTCAACGGTACAGAGGCAGACCTGAAACAAACCAAGGTGACGCAACCTGCGGTTTTCCTGCATTCTGTGATCCTGTTTGAAACCACCCCCGATCTGAAGCCTGACATGGTTGCGGGCCACTCGCTGGGTGAGTTCTCGTCACTGGTTGCCAACCGCGTACTGTCTTTCCAGGACGGCCTGAAGCTGGTGGCCAAACGTGCTGCTGCTATGCAACGCGCCTGCGAGATCAACCCTTCAACCATGGCTGCCGTTCTCGGACTGGATGATGCCAAGGTAGAAGAGATCTGCAAGGAGTTTACTACCGAAGTAGTAGTGCCTGCCAACTACAACTGCCCCGGCCAGCTGGTGATCAGCGGTAGTATCGAGGGTATCAACCAGGCTTGCATCCGCATGAAAGAAGCCGGCGCTAAACGTGCACTGGTACTGCCTGTAGGTGGCGCTTTCCACTCGCCGCTGATGGAGCCTGCTAAAGAAGAACTGCAGGACGCTATTGCCGCTACTCATTTCTACAATCCTACTTGCCCTGTTTACCAGAACGTAGACGCACAACCGTATATCGATCCGAACATCATCAAACAAAACCTCATCAACCAGCTCACTGCTCCTGTGCGTTGGACACAGACTGTACAGCACATGGTTGCTAATGGTGCTACTCACTTTACCGAGATCGGTCCGGGTGCTGTACTGCAAGGCCTGGTAAAGAAGATCTCGAAAGAATCTGAGACTAAGGGTATTAACTAAGACTCCCCTCCAAACCTTCCTTCAAAAGGGAGGCTTACATATTTGTCCCTTCCGTTTTTGTTACAAAAGGCGGAGGGGATTTTTGTTTGTGTCCTCTCTGCATTGTTGTGATTTGTTGTGTTTTGTAGTGAAATCTGGAACGCAACATAAATTTTCTGTTGTTAGTGATTGTTGTGTTTTGTTGCTTTTTGTAGTGCAATGCAGAAACGCAACATGAAATTACCGGTGTTGCTTTTTGTTGTGTTTTGTTGCGAAAATGAGGCGTCATTTCGACCGCAGGGAGAAATCTCCTGAAGTGCTGCGATGTTGCTGATTGCATACTCTCGGGAGATTACTTCGTCCATTATGATTTCAATTGCCTCAGTGAGGTAGTTTCTCTCTTCGTTGCGCTACGCTGCACTCCGTTCGAAATGACGGCCTTGATTGGTTTTTGTGTCAAAGAGCTTCAATTTCCTCTAGTTTCCTTTCTATAGCAAATATACGTAAAATTATTGTTTAATGTGCCTTTGTCAGAGAATATCTAAAACCTGACAAAAGTCATGTTTT is a genomic window containing:
- the fabD gene encoding ACP S-malonyltransferase, whose amino-acid sequence is MKHAYIFPGQGSQFPGMGKELYENNTLAREYFEQANEILGFRITDIMFNGTEADLKQTKVTQPAVFLHSVILFETTPDLKPDMVAGHSLGEFSSLVANRVLSFQDGLKLVAKRAAAMQRACEINPSTMAAVLGLDDAKVEEICKEFTTEVVVPANYNCPGQLVISGSIEGINQACIRMKEAGAKRALVLPVGGAFHSPLMEPAKEELQDAIAATHFYNPTCPVYQNVDAQPYIDPNIIKQNLINQLTAPVRWTQTVQHMVANGATHFTEIGPGAVLQGLVKKISKESETKGIN
- the ytxJ gene encoding bacillithiol system redox-active protein YtxJ; translation: MKWAQLTTEEQLDAIKNESAEKPVVIFKHSTRCSISTMAKSRLERAEAPEDVTFYYLDLIQFRPVSNKIAEVFDVHHESPQVLVIKNGECVYDESHNGISMDEIVEQVKAA
- a CDS encoding DUF3822 family protein — encoded protein: MPDIINSNIEKQVYAADKKGNLLQQVDKVFVVLSGNSMHVAGFSSSGEVLTIRCHPYDGRPDFLERNFTNEPLLTHTGKVSHIFVTAPKQLLVPKAIYKEDTAAEWLNDLHFVGKDEAVHEYSLRDDKAQYLFAFPLATRDLMIRYFPKARIMPFAAHQFNKHYKTSQVLQCTFTEGEVYLTLYKDRKLQWHQVANYNSVEDVAYQVKLLCQQQNLDEEHLAIIAAAETNILTRRIHELFGYFPNLKIGTGKMDVQEGPWQAAVYLFQQLYSCV
- a CDS encoding MATE family efflux transporter, which produces MKVSVSNKDIIRLALPISLALLIPQINFLTNTAFLGRLGETELGVNGIAGIFYLTLAMIGYGLSNGMQVQMARRAGEGDNEGLAKTMTNGVMLAALLSLVLMVMSMWLAPLIFGLSLRSNENVFLSVNFIYIRVWGLPFLMITQLFNAFYISIHKSKYLIYDSIASTIMNVVLDYLLIFGKGGFPEMGLQGAAVASVIAEMFGCMVMFGLFYFNRLGREFPVMNYLNFDSQLSQRTLKVSSPLIVQFLFSIGGWQVFFIFIEHLGERELAASQILRSVFGIVSIGTWAFAATCNSMVSNLIGQGKQSRVIPLIKKVVKLSFIYVVIISILLLVFSDAFLSLYRDDPALVAFAKPSLRVIVTATLIMAISTVVFNGVVGTGNTVVNLLIEIICVGSYLVYCSIVIEQLRMPLHWAWGSEFVYWTSLLVTCLIYLRSGRWKGKKI